The proteins below come from a single Limosilactobacillus reuteri genomic window:
- a CDS encoding major capsid protein, which yields MNKQTLKLDLQRFATPILDMFDQNTVLDYTRNRQYPDMLGDTLFPATKVPTLEVDILKAGSRVPTIANYSAFDAEAEIGSREASKMTAELAYVKRKMQITEEMLIKLRYPRNNAEANYLKQYVFNDIDAMVQAVKARGEKMTMEMFATGKITDKDNGISIDYQVPKEHQTTLSSNATWDSGSASIIENLQDWSDKLDITPTRALTSKKVLRTLMRSTEIKEAIFGKDTGRVVGQADLDQFMVAQGLPVIRAYAGKYREEDAKGKVKTQTYFPEDRIVLFNDEVPGEKIYGPTPEENRLISTNAQVSEVGNVMAKIYESGEDPIGTWVLAAATMVPSVSARLKVTDDELIKELVEEANAQVLDYTGQKELVGNMSVYVKKLAVINYNRLGLEGETQRSEGGVTNYLETGIPKDIRQGLNRYRIAKVTKL from the coding sequence ATGAATAAGCAAACACTTAAGCTAGATTTACAACGTTTTGCCACACCAATTCTTGATATGTTCGATCAGAATACGGTGCTTGATTATACTCGTAATCGTCAATATCCAGATATGTTAGGTGATACTTTATTTCCAGCAACTAAAGTTCCAACACTCGAAGTTGATATCTTAAAAGCTGGTAGTCGTGTCCCAACAATTGCTAACTACTCAGCCTTTGATGCCGAAGCTGAAATTGGTAGTCGTGAAGCAAGTAAGATGACTGCTGAATTAGCATATGTAAAGCGCAAGATGCAAATTACCGAAGAAATGCTAATCAAGTTGCGTTATCCACGTAACAATGCTGAAGCTAACTACTTAAAGCAATATGTATTCAATGATATTGATGCAATGGTACAAGCAGTTAAGGCACGTGGCGAAAAGATGACAATGGAAATGTTTGCTACTGGTAAGATTACTGATAAAGACAACGGTATTTCCATTGATTATCAAGTTCCAAAAGAGCATCAAACTACATTATCAAGTAATGCTACTTGGGATAGCGGCAGTGCTTCAATTATTGAGAACCTACAAGACTGGTCAGATAAGTTGGACATTACTCCAACACGTGCATTGACCTCTAAGAAGGTGTTGCGGACATTGATGCGTAGTACTGAAATTAAAGAGGCAATCTTTGGTAAAGATACTGGTCGAGTTGTTGGTCAAGCTGACTTGGATCAATTCATGGTTGCTCAAGGACTTCCGGTTATTCGTGCATATGCTGGTAAGTATCGTGAGGAAGACGCTAAGGGTAAAGTTAAAACACAAACATACTTCCCAGAAGATCGGATCGTTCTCTTTAATGATGAAGTACCAGGTGAAAAGATCTATGGACCAACTCCAGAAGAAAACCGTTTGATCTCAACTAATGCGCAAGTATCAGAAGTTGGTAATGTTATGGCTAAGATTTATGAATCCGGCGAAGACCCAATCGGAACTTGGGTATTAGCAGCGGCAACCATGGTTCCATCCGTGAGTGCTCGTTTAAAAGTTACGGATGATGAATTGATTAAGGAGCTAGTAGAAGAAGCAAATGCTCAGGTGCTAGATTATACGGGTCAAAAAGAATTAGTTGGTAACATGAGTGTGTATGTTAAAAAGTTGGCAGTCATTAATTACAATCGACTAGGGCTTGAAGGCGAAACGCAACGCTCGGAAGGTGGCGTAACTAATTATCTTGAAACTGGTATTCCAAAAGATATTCGACAAGGATTAAACCGTTATCGAATTGCTAAGGTGACGAAGCTATGA
- a CDS encoding DUF4355 domain-containing protein encodes MEKVKFYSNLLKLNLQRFADEGQDGEGGADIGNEATDTNDDSDTQNKPFMTFQTQSELDSYFDKKLDKALGTAKANWEKEQSDKAKKAKDRKNMTEEERREDDFKQREEALSAREADVTKRENRSKLASRLVDDGLPTGLVDVFDDVLANEDNMNETYERVSEVFRSAVHDAVETRLAQGSRTPKSTDDNLTHKSAGELYAEKANSANKSESDFWK; translated from the coding sequence ATGGAAAAAGTAAAGTTTTATAGCAATTTGCTAAAGCTGAACTTACAGCGGTTTGCAGATGAAGGACAAGATGGAGAAGGAGGTGCTGATATAGGAAACGAAGCAACGGATACTAATGATGATTCTGATACGCAAAATAAGCCTTTCATGACGTTCCAGACCCAGTCAGAATTGGATTCTTATTTTGATAAGAAATTAGACAAGGCATTAGGGACTGCTAAGGCTAACTGGGAAAAGGAACAAAGCGATAAGGCAAAGAAAGCTAAGGATCGCAAGAACATGACCGAAGAAGAACGACGTGAGGATGACTTCAAGCAACGGGAAGAAGCTTTATCTGCTCGTGAAGCTGATGTTACTAAGCGTGAGAATCGGAGTAAGCTTGCTTCTCGTTTAGTTGATGATGGTTTGCCAACTGGGTTAGTTGATGTTTTTGATGATGTTCTAGCTAACGAAGACAATATGAATGAAACGTATGAACGGGTAAGTGAAGTATTTCGTAGCGCTGTTCATGATGCCGTTGAAACTCGGTTAGCACAAGGCTCACGAACACCTAAGAGTACGGATGATAATTTGACTCATAAATCGGCTGGTGAGCTTTATGCTGAAAAGGCTAATAGTGCTAATAAATCTGAAAGCGATTTTTGGAAATAA
- a CDS encoding minor capsid protein, whose product MKVDKNKFNYWQLRDLQDEQKNQDEATKRLKIINAAYQKAQAYLSDEVQKIYRRYFYADITADEVATIMSSHISPSELVTLQALASNIVDKESKKAIDDYLNQLAAKSRITRLEELQVKAYIAAKDAGDVELDQNIKLHTDVIKRTWAEVEKQGAVYDKAKDYKLPNKIKPALEPKENRIVIKNPKTDKQIATVSMEQDVPKSKITEIPNRYVEAALNSRWEGKNFSSRIWDNTDKLAERLQKLFTAKELSGMSEREMIKQIEDEFNTSRFNASRLIRTEANYFYSKVKLDSWKKRGVKQYQLIAVLDSRTSKICRAINNKIFNVSDAVIGKNVPPLHPFCRTVPVIYLGNNKS is encoded by the coding sequence ATGAAAGTTGATAAAAATAAATTCAATTATTGGCAATTGCGAGACTTGCAGGACGAACAAAAGAACCAGGATGAAGCAACTAAACGCCTAAAGATTATTAACGCGGCGTATCAGAAAGCACAAGCATATTTAAGCGACGAGGTCCAAAAGATTTATCGTCGCTATTTTTATGCTGACATTACTGCTGATGAAGTTGCAACGATCATGTCTTCGCACATCTCACCATCTGAACTCGTAACCTTACAAGCGTTAGCAAGCAATATTGTCGATAAAGAAAGTAAGAAGGCTATTGATGATTACTTAAATCAACTAGCCGCTAAGAGCAGAATTACTCGATTGGAAGAGTTACAAGTTAAAGCGTATATTGCTGCTAAAGATGCTGGAGACGTTGAATTAGATCAGAATATTAAATTGCATACTGATGTGATTAAAAGAACCTGGGCCGAAGTTGAAAAGCAAGGAGCCGTATATGATAAAGCAAAAGATTACAAGCTCCCTAATAAAATAAAACCAGCCTTAGAACCTAAAGAGAACAGAATCGTTATCAAGAACCCTAAGACTGATAAGCAGATTGCAACGGTATCGATGGAACAAGACGTACCGAAGTCGAAAATTACTGAGATACCTAATCGTTACGTAGAAGCAGCATTAAATTCCAGATGGGAAGGCAAAAACTTTTCATCACGTATTTGGGATAATACTGATAAGCTTGCTGAACGCTTGCAAAAATTATTTACGGCTAAAGAGTTAAGTGGAATGTCTGAACGAGAAATGATTAAGCAAATTGAAGATGAGTTTAATACAAGTCGTTTCAATGCTAGTCGATTAATCAGAACCGAAGCTAATTATTTTTACTCTAAGGTAAAGCTTGATAGCTGGAAGAAACGGGGAGTTAAGCAATATCAGTTAATTGCTGTTCTTGATAGTCGAACCAGTAAGATATGTCGAGCAATTAATAATAAAATTTTTAACGTATCTGATGCAGTTATTGGTAAGAATGTGCCACCTTTGCATCCGTTTTGTCGAACTGTGCCTGTAATCTATCTAGGTAACAATAAATCTTGA
- a CDS encoding phage portal protein, with the protein MAVAIDRELLGDVNKPNLEAINYAIRKLKERQSRLDKLADYYNGNQEVNNHRFENAKVKASNVMINHAKYITDMNVGFMTGNPVKYTAKKGKNIDDVLEALEKIDIHKHDIELEKDLSVFGYGYELLYLKTIDPTISIDELGNEKITPNTELRVEAVDPRAAIVVTDDTVEHEPLFGVFVQAKKNLSGQINGYSVTVYMPKKIVEYRTEVGMEVSTDDQIVDEYDNLFNAVPLIEYRNNEERQGDFEQLISLIDAYNLLQTDRISDKEAFVDAILVTFGFSLEEDTDAIEALKNGVINAPSRDDGADVEWLTKTFDETQVNLLSQSIENDIHKISYVPNMNDEKFMGNVSGEAMKFKLFGLENLISIKKRYFFDGLHRRLKLIQTIVNIKGGNSDVDGCEISLTSNIPVNLSDVVNNIKNADGILPRKITYSWLPQVGDVQEVIDEMAQQDADNIKKNQQALQRQDPDRLELEDSQDDSSEDSKGTNQDDSQSKRTR; encoded by the coding sequence GTGGCTGTTGCAATTGATAGAGAATTACTTGGGGATGTTAATAAGCCAAATCTTGAGGCGATTAATTATGCTATTCGTAAACTGAAAGAACGACAAAGCAGGCTAGATAAACTTGCTGATTATTACAACGGAAATCAAGAAGTTAATAACCATCGCTTTGAGAATGCTAAAGTTAAGGCTTCTAACGTTATGATTAATCATGCTAAGTACATCACTGATATGAATGTTGGCTTTATGACTGGTAATCCGGTTAAATATACCGCCAAGAAAGGTAAGAATATTGACGATGTGTTAGAAGCACTAGAAAAGATTGATATTCATAAGCACGATATCGAGCTTGAAAAAGATTTATCTGTTTTTGGGTATGGCTATGAGTTGCTTTACCTTAAAACAATTGATCCAACTATTAGCATTGATGAGCTTGGCAATGAAAAGATTACTCCTAACACTGAATTACGAGTAGAAGCCGTTGATCCACGTGCAGCAATTGTTGTTACTGATGATACGGTTGAACATGAACCCTTGTTTGGGGTATTTGTGCAAGCAAAGAAGAATTTGAGTGGACAGATTAATGGTTATAGCGTCACAGTCTACATGCCAAAAAAGATTGTAGAATATCGCACTGAAGTAGGAATGGAAGTATCGACAGATGATCAAATCGTTGACGAATACGATAACTTATTCAATGCAGTTCCATTGATCGAGTATCGAAACAATGAAGAACGACAGGGTGACTTTGAACAACTAATCTCATTGATTGATGCTTATAACCTCCTTCAAACTGATCGAATTTCTGATAAAGAAGCCTTTGTCGATGCAATCCTTGTTACATTTGGCTTCAGTTTAGAAGAGGATACGGATGCTATTGAAGCATTAAAGAATGGTGTTATCAATGCACCTTCTCGTGACGATGGAGCTGATGTTGAATGGTTAACTAAAACTTTCGATGAAACACAGGTTAACTTGCTAAGTCAATCAATTGAGAATGATATTCATAAGATTTCATACGTTCCGAATATGAATGATGAAAAATTTATGGGTAATGTGTCTGGTGAAGCAATGAAATTTAAGCTGTTTGGACTTGAAAATCTTATCTCAATTAAGAAACGTTACTTCTTTGATGGCTTGCACCGGCGATTAAAATTGATTCAAACCATTGTTAATATTAAAGGCGGAAATTCAGATGTTGATGGTTGCGAGATATCGTTAACATCAAACATTCCGGTTAACTTGTCTGATGTAGTTAACAACATTAAGAATGCTGACGGTATTCTTCCTCGTAAGATTACTTATAGTTGGCTTCCACAAGTTGGGGATGTTCAAGAAGTTATTGATGAAATGGCTCAACAAGATGCTGATAACATCAAAAAGAACCAGCAAGCGTTACAGCGACAAGATCCAGACCGTTTAGAATTGGAGGATAGCCAAGATGATTCGAGTGAAGATTCAAAAGGAACCAACCAAGACGATAGTCAAAGCAAGCGGACACGCTGA
- a CDS encoding PBSX family phage terminase large subunit, producing the protein MGIKTVRFKFTPFSCKQLQVLSWWANDELKGYEAIICDGSVRAGKTVVMSLSYVLWSMTQFNGQQFGMAGKTIGSFRRNVLRPLRSMLESEGYAIHDSRSDNMLTISKNGHTNYYFIFGGKDEASQDLVQGITLAGFFFDEVALMPQSFVNQATARCSVTGSKMWFNCNPEGPYHWFKLEWIDQMKDKRALRLHFMMQDNPSLAQETIDRYNRMYSGVFYQRYILGLWVMSEGVIYDNFDRDTMVVNKLPNHFEKYYVSCDYGTQNPTVFLLWGHNHGTWYLVKEYYYSGRATAHQKTDEQYCQELKKFLGNIHAKIIIDPSAASFIAVLRNNGFRVQKAKNDVVDGIRVTQTAMNEGKILFSNQCPNLFKELSSYVWDEKAAERGEDKPVKEHDHACDAMRYFVYMVIHKGFTAKITKRPRVRGL; encoded by the coding sequence ATGGGGATAAAGACAGTTAGATTTAAGTTTACCCCGTTTAGTTGTAAACAGCTTCAAGTGCTTAGCTGGTGGGCTAATGATGAATTAAAGGGTTATGAAGCTATTATTTGTGACGGCTCCGTTCGTGCTGGTAAGACAGTTGTGATGTCACTTTCTTATGTGCTGTGGTCAATGACCCAATTCAATGGTCAGCAGTTTGGAATGGCTGGTAAAACAATTGGATCATTTAGGCGTAACGTGCTAAGACCATTGCGAAGTATGCTAGAAAGTGAAGGATATGCTATTCACGATTCAAGATCAGATAATATGCTAACGATCAGCAAGAATGGTCATACAAATTATTACTTTATCTTTGGTGGTAAAGATGAAGCATCACAGGACCTAGTTCAAGGTATTACTTTGGCTGGGTTCTTTTTTGATGAAGTTGCACTTATGCCGCAAAGTTTTGTTAATCAAGCCACAGCTCGTTGTTCGGTAACGGGCTCTAAGATGTGGTTTAACTGCAACCCCGAAGGACCCTACCATTGGTTCAAACTTGAATGGATTGACCAAATGAAAGATAAGCGAGCGTTACGACTTCATTTTATGATGCAGGATAATCCGTCATTGGCACAAGAAACGATTGATCGTTATAACCGAATGTATTCTGGTGTGTTCTATCAGCGTTATATCTTAGGGCTATGGGTAATGTCAGAAGGGGTTATCTATGACAATTTTGATCGAGATACGATGGTAGTTAATAAATTACCTAATCACTTTGAAAAGTATTATGTGTCTTGCGACTACGGTACACAAAACCCAACAGTATTTTTATTGTGGGGACATAATCATGGCACTTGGTACTTAGTTAAAGAATATTATTACTCAGGACGTGCAACTGCTCACCAAAAGACAGATGAGCAGTATTGTCAGGAGCTTAAGAAGTTTCTTGGGAACATTCACGCAAAGATTATCATTGACCCGTCTGCGGCTTCTTTTATTGCTGTGTTACGGAATAATGGTTTCCGAGTGCAAAAGGCAAAAAATGATGTGGTAGATGGTATTCGTGTTACCCAAACGGCAATGAATGAAGGCAAGATACTATTTAGCAATCAATGTCCTAATTTATTTAAAGAATTATCCAGCTATGTATGGGATGAAAAAGCAGCTGAACGTGGTGAAGATAAGCCAGTGAAAGAACATGATCATGCTTGCGATGCTATGCGTTATTTCGTTTACATGGTTATCCATAAAGGCTTCACTGCCAAGATTACTAAACGTCCACGTGTTCGTGGGTTATAG
- a CDS encoding terminase small subunit, with translation MSKMEEAKADYLAGMKYKDIAKKYGVALSTVKSWKTRNKWQRNNATKKKSMHTKVKSTRTKQEKVAPSLTPPELPDSNELNDKQKAFCLYYLQRYNATWAYQKAYGVDYGTANKLANRMMVNDGIKKYLTKLKKQQSQDLYATANDILLRYLNQATSNVTDVLSFRTEKHLAYYKVRDKNGPYEDGGGNFRYVPKIDPETGEQAYYYTNIVELKDSSEIDTSNIKSIRIDKGEPVVEMEDRQKAMQILLDRLPEPEVNDESTNSLLAALSNGMKKIWSDKDGDKDS, from the coding sequence ATGAGTAAGATGGAAGAAGCTAAGGCGGATTATTTAGCTGGAATGAAATATAAGGACATTGCCAAGAAGTATGGCGTTGCGCTTAGTACAGTTAAGTCATGGAAGACCAGGAATAAATGGCAACGAAATAATGCAACCAAGAAGAAAAGTATGCATACAAAAGTAAAAAGTACGCGTACAAAACAAGAAAAGGTTGCACCGTCGTTAACACCTCCAGAATTGCCAGATAGTAATGAACTTAATGATAAGCAAAAAGCCTTTTGTTTGTACTATTTACAGCGATACAACGCTACTTGGGCTTATCAAAAAGCTTATGGAGTTGACTATGGAACAGCCAATAAATTAGCAAATCGAATGATGGTAAATGATGGTATAAAAAAATACCTTACCAAATTAAAGAAACAGCAATCGCAAGACCTATATGCGACCGCCAATGACATCTTGCTACGTTACTTAAATCAAGCGACTAGCAACGTTACTGATGTTCTATCGTTTAGAACAGAAAAGCATTTGGCCTATTATAAGGTACGCGATAAAAATGGACCTTATGAAGATGGTGGGGGTAATTTCCGCTATGTGCCGAAGATTGACCCTGAAACAGGCGAACAGGCTTATTACTATACGAACATCGTTGAATTAAAAGATAGTAGCGAGATTGATACATCGAACATCAAGAGTATTCGAATTGATAAAGGTGAGCCAGTTGTTGAAATGGAAGATCGTCAGAAGGCAATGCAGATCTTACTTGATCGTTTACCTGAACCAGAAGTTAACGATGAAAGCACCAACTCATTACTTGCTGCACTTAGTAACGGTATGAAGAAGATATGGAGTGATAAAGATGGGGATAAAGACAGTTAG
- a CDS encoding DUF4417 domain-containing protein encodes MGSQRTISKYNLEYYSSDMATGKFDMPVLAPTIYKPKSLVGFNQLKTANNSAGIHFYLDDYQFERFWNRPGLYIDKLSQFDCVLTPDFSLYQDMPLPMMMWNVYRSRLLGQMMQQLGLTVIPTVSWADERSFEFCFDGLPLNSTLSISTIGVKKSDKANQMWQRGVLKMIAKLHPKQLLVYGGQVDFIYPDGIDVVYYENDNIKRLRGL; translated from the coding sequence ATGGGAAGTCAAAGAACGATAAGCAAGTATAATCTTGAATATTATTCATCTGATATGGCAACCGGTAAATTTGATATGCCTGTGTTAGCACCAACAATTTATAAGCCAAAATCATTAGTAGGATTTAATCAATTAAAAACAGCGAATAACTCGGCTGGAATCCATTTTTATTTAGATGATTACCAATTTGAAAGATTTTGGAATAGACCAGGTCTTTATATTGATAAATTAAGCCAATTTGATTGTGTATTAACTCCAGATTTTAGCCTATATCAAGACATGCCTTTACCTATGATGATGTGGAATGTATATCGCTCACGGCTGTTAGGACAAATGATGCAACAATTAGGATTAACTGTTATTCCGACCGTTTCATGGGCTGATGAGCGCTCGTTTGAATTTTGTTTTGATGGATTGCCCTTAAACAGCACTTTATCTATTAGCACAATTGGTGTGAAGAAGAGTGATAAAGCGAATCAGATGTGGCAACGTGGAGTATTAAAAATGATTGCCAAATTACATCCTAAGCAATTACTAGTCTATGGTGGCCAAGTTGATTTCATCTATCCAGATGGTATTGATGTTGTTTATTACGAGAATGATAATATCAAGCGATTGAGAGGTTTATAG
- a CDS encoding crAss001_48 related protein: protein MEEHVKRLVVERDELSDKLKKLSEFMKSDAFKKLDEDDKMILKIQKDSMKTYKRALGLRIYWEI, encoded by the coding sequence ATGGAAGAACATGTTAAAAGATTAGTAGTTGAGAGAGATGAGCTTTCGGATAAGCTTAAAAAGCTCTCGGAATTCATGAAGAGCGATGCTTTTAAGAAGCTTGATGAAGATGACAAAATGATTTTGAAAATCCAAAAAGATTCTATGAAAACATACAAACGAGCTCTTGGTTTACGTATCTATTGGGAAATCTAA